One part of the Chryseobacterium sp. 7 genome encodes these proteins:
- the lpdA gene encoding dihydrolipoyl dehydrogenase, which translates to MNHYDIAVIGSGPGGYVAAIRSAQLGYKTVIIEKYDTLGGTCTNVGCIPTKALLDSTHHYLEAQHKFNEHGIKLDTIELNFSQMYRRKAEIVSKNTGGLDFLMNKNNITRLKGTATFVNNSTIKIVNDAEVKEVTAQHYIVATGSKPSTIPGVEIDKKRIITSTEALALQEKPESMVIIGGGVIGVEMASIFNRIGTKVTILEYADHLIAGMDHELGKNLQKILKKEGIDILLNHAVYKTENTGSAAKVFFKDKNREEGELAADYILVAVGRSPYVKGLGLENTDVQLDGRGFIKVNGNNQTSASNIYAIGDVIGGAMLAHKAEEEGVLVAETINGQKRHIHYNRIPSVVYTWPEVASVGYTEEYLKQNNIAYNVGKFPFSASARARASMDMEGFAKVLVDPKYGEVLGVHIIGARAADLIAQGVIAQEYEVTAEDMFRISYAHPTYSETLKEAYLIASGQGAINI; encoded by the coding sequence ATGAATCATTATGACATTGCCGTAATTGGCTCAGGACCTGGAGGATATGTAGCAGCTATACGAAGTGCTCAGCTGGGATATAAAACAGTAATTATAGAAAAGTATGATACATTAGGAGGAACATGTACTAACGTGGGCTGTATTCCGACTAAGGCTTTATTAGATAGTACCCATCATTACTTGGAAGCACAGCATAAATTCAATGAACATGGGATTAAGCTGGATACTATAGAACTGAATTTTTCTCAAATGTACAGAAGAAAAGCAGAGATAGTTTCAAAAAATACCGGAGGGCTTGACTTTTTAATGAATAAAAATAACATTACAAGGTTAAAAGGTACAGCAACCTTTGTCAATAATTCTACCATAAAAATTGTCAACGATGCTGAAGTTAAAGAGGTTACTGCTCAACACTATATTGTTGCAACAGGCTCAAAACCATCGACCATTCCGGGAGTGGAGATTGATAAGAAAAGAATTATTACCTCCACAGAAGCATTGGCTTTGCAGGAAAAACCTGAATCTATGGTAATCATTGGTGGGGGAGTGATTGGAGTGGAAATGGCTTCTATCTTTAATCGTATCGGAACCAAAGTAACTATTCTGGAATATGCCGATCATTTGATCGCAGGTATGGATCATGAATTGGGAAAAAACCTTCAGAAAATTCTGAAAAAAGAAGGGATTGACATCCTTCTTAACCATGCTGTTTATAAAACCGAAAATACAGGTTCAGCAGCTAAAGTATTTTTTAAAGATAAAAACAGGGAAGAAGGTGAGCTTGCAGCAGATTATATTTTGGTAGCAGTAGGAAGAAGCCCTTATGTAAAAGGTCTCGGTCTTGAAAATACAGATGTACAGCTGGACGGGAGAGGTTTCATTAAAGTGAATGGAAATAATCAAACTTCAGCGTCCAATATCTACGCCATCGGAGACGTAATTGGTGGAGCAATGCTCGCTCACAAAGCGGAAGAAGAAGGTGTTTTGGTAGCAGAAACAATCAATGGACAAAAGCGTCATATTCATTATAACCGTATTCCTTCGGTAGTGTATACATGGCCGGAAGTAGCTTCTGTAGGATATACAGAAGAATATCTGAAACAAAATAATATTGCCTACAATGTAGGTAAATTCCCATTTTCTGCCAGTGCAAGAGCCCGCGCCTCAATGGATATGGAGGGTTTTGCAAAAGTATTGGTAGATCCGAAATATGGAGAAGTTCTGGGTGTTCATATCATTGGTGCCAGAGCAGCAGATTTAATTGCACAGGGTGTCATCGCACAGGAATATGAAGTGACTGCCGAAGATATGTTCCGTATTTCGTATGCTCATCCCACTTATTCTGAAACCCTGAAAGAAGCATACCTGATTGCATCCGGACAGGGCGCGATTAATATATAA
- a CDS encoding phosphoenolpyruvate carboxylase, giving the protein MIHDQRAEKFRQIVENKFQIYNSLFMSLPYDKMTNIGMLLPFLYEESRTGYEVGKTPEDIVEEFFKNHTDLQNEEQKLELLFKIIQYIERQVVLFDSIEDAAFPNLHSESDNGTVTNLFERSFQDHKIEKVREKLKDFSVKIVFTAHPTQFYPSSVQRIIQDLRGAITGDSVTQIDMLLQQLGKTPFVNKEKPTPIDEALSIISYLRYVYYDTIGELFTKIKKTFGNGNFHLHEDIIQLGFWPGGDRDGNPFVTAEVTKRVAEELRSAILKSYYSHLKFIRRRLSFRGVSEVLTQLSEELYAAIFDGKDIKAEDILKKAAEAEKILINEHNSLFLDLLVNFRDRVMIFGTHFATLDIRQDSRIHQKVIDEVYAKMYGNEEADDDQKFSKLIEVSEKINADDFEDIVKDTLLTVSQVTEIQNLNGLRGMNRYIISNSDAVKDVMNVYAFFKICGYKDEEINMDIVPLFETMEGLANAENVMNELYHNPVYKKHLEKRGNQQTIMLGFSDGTKDGGYLKANWEIYKAKEALTKLSEQNNIKVVFFDGRGGPPARGGGKTHDFYASQGKTIANNKIELTIQGQTITSIFGNKEQAKYNFEQLLTAGVENDVFKNAKKELTEKERALIIELADISYQKYSDLKAHPMFVPYLQEMSTLEYYGKTNIGSRPSKRGNGSELKFEDLRAIPFVGSWSQLKQNVPGFFGFGYAMQKMKEQGRFEEVRELYKGSDFFKTLVLNSMMSMNKSYFPLTYYIKNNPKFGEFWNVLFNEYELSRDIMLELTGFKMLQEEDPLSRKSVKIREKIVLPLLSIQQYALMKIQKGEGNKEAYEKLVTRSLFGNINASRNSA; this is encoded by the coding sequence ATGATACATGACCAACGCGCAGAAAAATTCAGGCAGATTGTGGAAAATAAGTTCCAGATCTACAATTCATTATTTATGAGCCTGCCTTATGATAAAATGACGAATATCGGAATGCTGCTTCCGTTTCTTTATGAAGAAAGCAGAACCGGCTATGAAGTAGGGAAAACTCCCGAAGATATCGTTGAAGAATTTTTTAAAAACCATACCGATCTTCAGAACGAAGAGCAGAAACTGGAACTGCTTTTCAAGATCATTCAGTATATAGAAAGACAGGTTGTTTTGTTTGACAGTATTGAAGATGCTGCATTTCCCAACCTTCATTCCGAAAGTGATAACGGTACAGTGACTAATCTCTTTGAACGTTCTTTTCAGGATCATAAAATTGAAAAAGTACGCGAAAAATTAAAAGATTTCAGTGTAAAGATTGTATTTACGGCTCACCCCACTCAGTTTTATCCAAGTTCGGTACAGAGAATCATTCAGGATTTGAGAGGTGCCATTACCGGTGATTCGGTGACGCAGATTGATATGCTTCTGCAGCAGCTTGGGAAGACCCCATTTGTCAACAAAGAAAAACCTACTCCGATAGATGAAGCACTGAGTATTATTTCTTATCTGAGATATGTATACTATGATACCATTGGTGAATTATTTACGAAGATCAAGAAGACTTTCGGGAACGGGAATTTTCACCTTCATGAAGATATTATCCAGCTTGGTTTCTGGCCGGGAGGAGACAGAGACGGAAATCCTTTTGTAACAGCAGAGGTAACAAAGAGAGTGGCTGAAGAACTTCGTTCAGCTATTCTTAAATCATACTACAGCCATTTGAAATTTATCAGAAGAAGATTAAGTTTCAGAGGAGTTTCTGAAGTATTAACCCAATTAAGCGAAGAACTGTATGCTGCCATTTTTGATGGAAAAGACATTAAAGCAGAAGATATTTTAAAGAAAGCAGCTGAAGCAGAAAAAATACTGATCAACGAACATAACTCTTTGTTTTTAGATCTTTTGGTAAATTTCAGAGACCGTGTAATGATCTTCGGAACTCACTTTGCAACACTGGACATCCGCCAGGACAGCAGAATTCATCAGAAAGTGATTGATGAGGTATATGCAAAAATGTATGGAAATGAAGAGGCTGATGATGACCAGAAATTCAGCAAGCTAATTGAGGTTTCAGAGAAAATAAATGCCGATGATTTTGAAGATATTGTAAAAGATACTTTGTTAACGGTTTCTCAGGTTACAGAAATCCAGAATCTGAATGGATTGCGAGGAATGAACCGCTATATTATTTCAAATTCTGATGCCGTAAAAGACGTTATGAATGTTTATGCATTCTTTAAAATCTGCGGTTATAAAGACGAAGAGATCAATATGGATATTGTTCCGCTTTTTGAAACTATGGAAGGTCTTGCCAATGCGGAGAATGTAATGAACGAGCTGTATCATAATCCTGTTTATAAAAAACATCTTGAAAAAAGAGGAAACCAGCAGACAATCATGCTCGGATTCTCGGATGGAACCAAAGACGGAGGGTATTTAAAAGCCAACTGGGAAATTTATAAAGCTAAAGAAGCATTAACAAAGCTTTCTGAGCAAAATAATATAAAAGTGGTATTCTTTGACGGCAGAGGAGGCCCGCCAGCAAGAGGAGGTGGAAAAACCCACGATTTCTACGCTTCACAGGGAAAAACGATTGCCAATAATAAGATAGAACTAACCATTCAGGGGCAAACCATTACCAGTATTTTTGGAAATAAAGAGCAGGCAAAATACAACTTTGAACAGCTTCTGACCGCCGGAGTTGAAAATGACGTATTCAAAAATGCCAAAAAAGAACTTACAGAAAAGGAGAGGGCGTTGATTATTGAGCTGGCAGATATCAGCTATCAAAAATACTCAGACTTGAAAGCACACCCTATGTTTGTTCCTTATCTTCAGGAAATGAGTACACTTGAATATTACGGGAAAACCAATATCGGAAGCCGTCCTTCAAAAAGAGGAAACGGAAGCGAACTGAAGTTTGAAGACCTGAGAGCAATCCCTTTTGTAGGATCATGGTCACAATTAAAACAGAATGTACCCGGATTTTTCGGTTTTGGATATGCGATGCAAAAGATGAAAGAACAGGGTAGATTTGAAGAAGTACGAGAGCTGTACAAAGGTTCAGATTTCTTTAAAACTTTAGTTTTGAACTCCATGATGAGTATGAACAAATCTTATTTCCCTTTGACGTATTATATTAAAAACAATCCGAAGTTCGGAGAATTCTGGAATGTTCTTTTCAATGAATATGAGCTTTCCAGAGATATTATGCTGGAACTGACAGGATTTAAAATGCTTCAGGAAGAAGATCCGCTGTCCAGAAAATCCGTGAAAATCCGTGAAAAAATTGTACTTCCATTGTTGAGTATTCAGCAATATGCTTTGATGAAAATTCAGAAAGGAGAAGGAAATAAAGAAGCGTATGAGAAGCTGGTGACCCGTTCTTTATTCGGTAATATCAATGCGAGCAGGAACTCCGCATAA
- a CDS encoding S8/S53 family peptidase, producing MKKLLLFCFLTGYLHVSAQTELVFVYFTDKPNKAAFYANPLSELSQKSLNRRTTLGIPLNDQDAPIEQAYLQNLQNLGFTVTDYSKWLNGAAVNATPAQKTVLQAQPFVLSVESFARNSSSTTVKIAPGKWKDDAGINKTLTTFNYGSGSGQIDQVNIRPLHLAGFTGTGISIAVIDSGFPTVNTGTAFARLWTGNHIKATYDFVTKTGDVYNTALNGHGSVVLGAIGGYLQDVFVGAAPDADFYLYRSENASVEVPEEEMYWIEAAEEADRKGVEIITSSLGYNVFDDSRYNYTYANMDGNTSFIARGAGIAAEKGIFVLAAAGNSGQQPWHYLMTPSDNANVFSIGSVDSAGNTSDFSSFGPNALGVVKPDGSAQGTGTTSVFDSATLIVNGTSISTPIAAGGVACLIQAFPTMNREQMKTKLRQTASLYPAHSDQTGYGILNFGSLYNLVLNTSEMVKKEKFSIFPNPAKNILNIASEQEILSLEVYDNLGRLIRKANNQKSIKVEDFAKGTYYLKIQTKDKILYEKFLKE from the coding sequence ATGAAAAAACTTTTACTCTTTTGTTTCCTAACGGGTTATCTTCACGTTTCTGCTCAGACAGAACTTGTCTTTGTTTACTTTACGGATAAGCCCAATAAAGCTGCTTTTTATGCCAATCCGTTGTCAGAACTCAGCCAGAAATCACTCAACAGACGTACCACGCTGGGAATTCCTCTAAATGATCAGGATGCGCCTATTGAACAGGCTTATCTTCAGAATCTTCAAAATTTAGGATTTACGGTTACAGATTATTCAAAATGGCTTAACGGAGCAGCGGTAAATGCGACACCAGCTCAAAAAACAGTACTACAGGCTCAGCCTTTTGTATTATCTGTTGAAAGTTTTGCCAGAAACAGTTCATCAACTACAGTAAAAATTGCACCCGGAAAGTGGAAAGACGATGCAGGCATCAACAAAACACTTACCACTTTTAATTATGGTTCAGGTTCAGGACAAATTGATCAGGTCAACATCCGTCCCCTTCATCTGGCCGGCTTTACCGGAACAGGAATTTCCATTGCGGTGATTGATTCCGGGTTTCCAACAGTGAATACAGGAACTGCTTTTGCAAGATTATGGACAGGCAACCATATCAAGGCGACCTATGATTTTGTGACCAAAACCGGAGACGTTTACAATACAGCCCTCAATGGTCATGGTTCTGTTGTTTTAGGCGCTATCGGCGGATATCTGCAAGATGTTTTCGTGGGGGCCGCACCTGATGCGGATTTTTATCTTTACCGAAGTGAAAATGCAAGTGTAGAAGTTCCCGAAGAAGAAATGTACTGGATTGAAGCTGCTGAAGAGGCAGACAGAAAAGGGGTAGAAATCATTACTTCATCATTGGGATATAATGTTTTTGATGACAGCCGTTACAATTATACGTATGCCAATATGGATGGCAATACTTCCTTTATTGCCCGAGGAGCAGGTATTGCTGCCGAAAAAGGTATTTTTGTTCTTGCCGCTGCGGGAAATTCCGGACAGCAGCCTTGGCATTATCTTATGACACCATCTGATAATGCTAATGTATTTTCTATTGGATCTGTAGATTCCGCAGGAAACACTTCTGATTTTTCTTCTTTCGGGCCTAACGCTCTTGGGGTGGTAAAACCTGATGGAAGTGCTCAGGGAACTGGTACTACATCAGTTTTTGACAGTGCAACTTTAATTGTGAACGGGACGTCTATTTCAACTCCCATTGCTGCGGGAGGTGTAGCTTGTCTTATACAGGCATTTCCAACGATGAACAGGGAACAGATGAAAACAAAGCTGAGGCAAACGGCTTCACTTTATCCGGCTCATTCGGATCAGACAGGATATGGAATTCTTAATTTCGGTAGTTTATATAACCTTGTTCTGAATACTTCTGAGATGGTAAAGAAAGAGAAGTTCTCTATATTCCCGAATCCTGCTAAAAATATTTTAAACATTGCATCAGAACAGGAAATTCTCTCATTGGAAGTTTATGACAATCTGGGAAGATTAATCCGAAAAGCGAACAACCAGAAATCTATAAAAGTGGAGGATTTTGCAAAAGGAACTTACTATCTGAAAATCCAGACGAAGGATAAGATTTTGTATGAAAAATTCTTAAAAGAATAA
- a CDS encoding DegT/DnrJ/EryC1/StrS family aminotransferase, which produces MKKIQMVDLQSQYYKIKNDVDNAVLNVMDSAAFINGPEVKSFQNELESYLEVKHVIPCANGTDALQIALMALDLKEGDEIITADFTFAATVEVIHLLKLKSVLVDVDYDTFTISTEQIKKAITPRTKAIIPVHIFGQCANMEEILKIAEEHNLYVVEDNAQAIGSEYTFSDGTVKQAGTMSTVGTTSFFPSKNLGCYGDGGAIFTNNDDLAHRLRGIVNHGMYERYYHDEVGVNSRLDSIQAAVLRKKLPHLDSYNEARRRAADFYDEAFEGNPNILTPKRAENSTHVFHQYTLRILNGKRNELQKFLTEKEIPAMIYYPVALRKQKAYFQESNAADFVNTDKLLDQVISLPMHTELDEEQLKYITDAVLEFMG; this is translated from the coding sequence ATGAAAAAAATTCAGATGGTTGACTTGCAAAGTCAGTATTACAAAATAAAGAATGATGTAGACAATGCGGTTTTGAATGTAATGGATTCTGCGGCATTTATAAACGGTCCTGAAGTAAAGTCTTTCCAGAATGAATTGGAGTCTTATTTAGAAGTAAAACATGTGATTCCATGTGCCAATGGTACAGATGCATTACAGATTGCCCTGATGGCTTTAGATCTGAAAGAAGGAGACGAAATTATTACAGCTGATTTTACTTTTGCCGCAACCGTAGAAGTAATTCATTTGCTTAAATTAAAATCTGTATTGGTAGATGTGGATTATGATACATTCACAATTTCTACGGAGCAGATTAAAAAAGCGATTACACCAAGAACAAAAGCGATTATTCCGGTACACATTTTCGGACAGTGTGCCAATATGGAAGAGATTTTGAAAATTGCTGAAGAGCACAATTTATATGTTGTTGAAGACAACGCCCAGGCAATTGGTTCAGAATATACATTCTCTGACGGAACAGTGAAGCAGGCAGGAACAATGTCTACTGTTGGAACAACTTCTTTCTTCCCTTCCAAAAACCTTGGATGCTACGGAGACGGAGGTGCTATTTTTACCAATAATGACGATCTTGCACACCGTTTAAGAGGAATTGTAAACCACGGAATGTACGAAAGATACTACCATGATGAGGTAGGAGTAAATTCTCGTTTGGACAGCATTCAGGCTGCAGTTTTAAGAAAAAAACTTCCTCACCTTGATTCTTACAACGAAGCAAGAAGAAGAGCGGCAGATTTTTATGATGAAGCATTCGAAGGAAACCCGAATATTCTTACTCCGAAAAGAGCTGAGAATTCTACTCACGTATTCCACCAGTATACTTTAAGAATCCTGAACGGAAAACGTAATGAACTTCAGAAATTTTTAACGGAAAAAGAAATTCCTGCAATGATCTATTATCCGGTAGCACTAAGAAAGCAGAAAGCTTACTTTCAGGAAAGTAATGCCGCAGACTTTGTGAATACCGATAAGCTTTTGGATCAGGTAATTTCTTTACCAATGCATACAGAATTAGACGAAGAGCAGCTGAAGTATATTACGGATGCCGTGCTTGAGTTTATGGGGTAA
- the galE gene encoding UDP-glucose 4-epimerase GalE: protein MTILVTGGLGYIGSHTVVELLNNGFEVIIVDDLSNSERFILKNIEEIAGKKPVFYPFDLRRKELLTQVFDAHQIDGCINFAASKAVGESQIKPVDYYENNLFSLINILQEFKTRGISNFIFSSSCTVYGQAEVMPIDENTPLKMAESVYGKTKQMGEQILIDFAKAYHRKISVLRYFNPIGAHPSAKLGELPIGVPDNLVPYVMQTAAGIREKLSIWGDNYPTQDGTAVRDYIYVVDLAKAHVAALKKLIEDSSSEAVIDTYNLGTGKGSSVLEVVKAFEKANNVEVPYQICDRREGDITIAYANPEKAEKELGWKSETSLEESLRTVWEWQKYLNSRNI, encoded by the coding sequence ATGACAATACTTGTTACCGGGGGGCTTGGATATATTGGTTCTCACACTGTTGTAGAACTTCTTAATAATGGTTTTGAAGTCATTATTGTAGATGATTTATCCAATTCAGAAAGGTTTATTTTAAAAAATATTGAGGAAATTGCAGGAAAGAAACCTGTTTTTTATCCTTTTGATTTGAGAAGAAAAGAACTTCTTACTCAGGTTTTTGATGCCCATCAGATTGATGGTTGTATCAATTTTGCAGCTTCTAAAGCAGTAGGAGAGAGTCAGATCAAACCTGTAGATTATTATGAAAATAATTTATTCTCATTAATTAATATTCTTCAGGAGTTTAAAACAAGAGGAATCTCCAATTTTATTTTCAGTTCATCCTGTACAGTATACGGCCAGGCTGAAGTAATGCCGATAGATGAAAATACACCGTTGAAAATGGCTGAAAGTGTCTATGGAAAGACCAAACAAATGGGTGAGCAGATTCTGATTGATTTTGCAAAGGCTTATCACCGTAAAATTTCGGTATTAAGATATTTTAACCCGATCGGAGCACATCCATCTGCAAAACTGGGAGAACTGCCAATCGGAGTTCCGGATAATTTGGTACCTTACGTAATGCAGACAGCTGCAGGAATACGTGAGAAATTAAGTATTTGGGGAGATAATTATCCAACACAGGACGGAACAGCCGTTCGTGATTATATTTACGTGGTTGACTTGGCGAAAGCACATGTTGCAGCATTGAAGAAGCTGATAGAAGACTCTTCATCTGAAGCAGTGATAGATACTTACAATCTGGGAACAGGAAAAGGTTCATCTGTGCTGGAAGTGGTAAAAGCATTTGAAAAGGCAAACAATGTAGAAGTACCTTACCAGATTTGTGACAGAAGAGAAGGAGATATTACGATTGCTTACGCAAACCCTGAAAAAGCAGAAAAGGAGCTCGGCTGGAAGTCTGAAACATCTCTGGAAGAATCTTTAAGAACCGTTTGGGAATGGCAGAAATATCTGAACAGCAGAAATATATAG
- a CDS encoding adenylyltransferase/cytidyltransferase family protein: protein MKTQRIGITFSSFDLLHAGHIKMLEEAKTVCDYLIVGLQIDPSHDRPNKNKPSQTIVERYIQLKAVNAVDEIVPYYTEEDLLDILKSFVIDVRIIGDDYMDRDFTGKKYCEEKGIELFYNKRDHRFSTSDLRRRIYEAEKEKDSKAEPVK from the coding sequence ATGAAGACACAAAGAATAGGTATTACATTTTCCTCATTTGACTTATTACACGCAGGGCACATCAAAATGCTTGAAGAAGCTAAAACGGTATGCGACTATTTAATCGTAGGACTTCAGATTGACCCGTCTCACGACCGTCCCAACAAAAATAAGCCAAGCCAGACTATTGTTGAAAGGTATATTCAGCTAAAAGCAGTGAATGCGGTAGATGAGATCGTTCCTTATTATACAGAAGAAGATCTGCTGGACATTTTAAAATCTTTTGTGATTGATGTAAGAATCATTGGAGATGATTATATGGACAGAGACTTTACAGGTAAAAAATACTGTGAAGAAAAAGGAATTGAGCTTTTTTACAACAAAAGAGATCACAGGTTTTCCACCAGCGATTTGAGAAGAAGAATCTATGAAGCGGAAAAAGAAAAAGATTCAAAAGCAGAACCTGTAAAATAA
- a CDS encoding TonB-dependent receptor domain-containing protein has product MKNKTEIVNIFTRKTLGLTLVLSAAAMAFAQEKTDVSGTIVNKKNQPVPYASVTFSNKANKTLSDAVLTDEKGQYKLQLMPGDYDITVEAIDYKKSVVSKNIAAAGNIGALSIEAEPTSTVDGKTNEIQGVVITAAATKPYKVELDKKTYDPSQDIVSKGGNLQDVLTNVPSVSVDTDGTVSMRGNSNVKFLINGKPSSLLGIDDGANALQSIPADQIERIEVITNPSSKFEASGTAGILNIILKKDKKMGFNGTVTGTLGYLPRTNLNANLNWRKGNWTWFLNGGGGYQKNESTMKNTTTRKDDISSLSSDAFPFTQYSQQNGKTTRESDTYNVTAGFTHDFSDKTSINFSGMIRSFDTDQTGLNAYNERQYTTPTSGVSNVLRERNSYGNNKNLATQFDFGLDQKIGDNGQLLSASASYQTNKTDGINKIVQRTFIENILQPNGNITNNVSTDSKTDTFIGKIDYELPIGEKSKLEAGARYDYNKNTYNYFVDQSLNEQPATTRFDFTSNTVYSEKILGVYAQFKSKIGEKFAYQLGLRSETSKIDVNFQNYDVNGNPANTPEVNKNYTKFFPSVFLSYDLAKNNQILLNYSRRINRPRAFSLIPFMSFDDDRNYFRGNPNLNPTYENSFELGYNLSNKKITFNPTLYFRKSEDEQNRYQYVDQTGAVNTIPFNVGTETNYGLDLNGTYDPFNWWKIMLSADLYGYKNTGSYNLFPDNPKTLNDFSGTGFSYRLRFNNTFKPTKNLSLQIQSFYRGAEKTAMNNRKAMYGVDLGVSQTIWKGNGIIGFNIRDIFNTRKMKNYSDNAQFTREMEMQWQPRQFALSFTYKFKQGEKVDTKPKIKKDINSNTKGDEEQGGGPM; this is encoded by the coding sequence ATGAAGAATAAGACAGAAATTGTCAATATTTTCACAAGAAAAACTTTAGGACTTACATTAGTACTTTCAGCGGCAGCAATGGCTTTTGCACAGGAGAAAACAGATGTTTCCGGGACGATTGTCAACAAAAAAAATCAGCCGGTTCCTTATGCTTCTGTAACTTTCAGCAACAAAGCCAACAAGACATTAAGTGACGCTGTACTGACAGACGAAAAAGGACAGTACAAGCTACAGCTTATGCCGGGAGATTACGACATTACCGTAGAAGCTATTGACTACAAAAAAAGCGTAGTCAGTAAAAATATTGCAGCAGCAGGCAATATCGGAGCATTATCTATTGAAGCAGAACCTACCTCTACAGTTGATGGCAAAACCAATGAAATACAAGGTGTTGTTATTACTGCAGCAGCAACAAAGCCTTATAAAGTAGAGCTTGACAAAAAAACGTATGATCCTTCACAAGACATTGTAAGTAAAGGAGGAAATCTTCAGGATGTTTTAACCAATGTTCCTTCAGTTTCTGTGGACACAGACGGAACGGTTTCTATGAGAGGAAACTCCAATGTAAAATTTTTGATCAACGGAAAACCCTCTTCTCTTCTTGGGATAGATGACGGAGCCAATGCATTGCAAAGTATTCCTGCTGATCAGATTGAAAGAATTGAGGTAATAACCAATCCTTCTTCCAAATTTGAAGCAAGTGGAACAGCAGGTATTCTGAATATTATTCTTAAAAAAGATAAAAAGATGGGCTTCAATGGTACTGTGACCGGAACACTAGGTTACCTTCCAAGAACGAATCTGAATGCCAATCTTAACTGGAGAAAAGGTAACTGGACATGGTTCCTAAATGGTGGTGGCGGCTATCAGAAAAACGAAAGCACCATGAAGAATACCACTACAAGAAAAGATGACATCAGCAGTCTTTCTTCTGACGCTTTTCCTTTTACACAGTATTCTCAACAAAATGGTAAAACGACAAGAGAAAGTGACACCTATAATGTTACAGCAGGTTTTACACATGATTTCAGTGATAAGACTTCCATCAATTTTTCTGGAATGATCAGAAGTTTTGATACGGATCAAACAGGTCTTAATGCTTATAATGAAAGACAATACACTACTCCTACTTCTGGTGTAAGCAATGTTTTAAGAGAAAGAAACAGCTACGGAAACAATAAAAACCTTGCCACTCAATTTGACTTTGGACTTGATCAGAAAATTGGAGATAACGGACAACTATTATCTGCATCTGCAAGCTATCAGACGAATAAAACAGACGGAATCAATAAAATTGTTCAAAGAACATTTATTGAAAATATTTTACAACCAAATGGTAATATCACCAATAATGTAAGTACAGATTCAAAAACAGACACTTTCATTGGAAAAATTGATTATGAGCTTCCAATAGGTGAAAAGTCTAAATTAGAAGCTGGAGCTCGTTATGATTATAACAAAAATACTTATAATTATTTTGTAGATCAAAGCTTGAACGAACAACCTGCAACTACGAGATTCGATTTCACTAGTAACACGGTATATTCTGAAAAGATTTTGGGAGTTTATGCACAATTTAAAAGTAAAATTGGAGAAAAGTTTGCTTATCAGTTAGGATTAAGAAGTGAAACTTCAAAAATTGATGTCAACTTCCAGAATTATGATGTAAATGGAAATCCTGCAAATACTCCGGAAGTCAATAAAAACTATACTAAATTCTTCCCTTCTGTATTTTTAAGCTATGACCTGGCCAAGAACAATCAGATCTTGTTAAATTATTCAAGAAGAATCAATCGTCCAAGAGCTTTCTCTTTGATTCCTTTCATGTCTTTTGATGATGACAGAAACTATTTCAGAGGAAACCCTAACCTTAACCCAACCTATGAAAACTCTTTTGAGCTAGGATATAACCTTTCAAATAAAAAGATTACGTTCAACCCTACTTTATATTTTAGAAAGTCTGAGGATGAACAAAACAGATATCAGTATGTAGATCAGACCGGAGCTGTTAATACAATTCCTTTCAACGTAGGTACAGAAACGAACTACGGTTTGGATTTAAATGGAACTTATGATCCATTCAACTGGTGGAAGATCATGCTTTCTGCGGACCTTTATGGCTATAAAAATACCGGAAGCTATAACTTATTCCCTGATAATCCAAAAACTTTAAATGACTTCTCAGGTACTGGTTTCTCCTACAGACTACGTTTTAACAATACCTTCAAGCCTACCAAAAACTTAAGTTTACAAATTCAAAGTTTTTACAGAGGTGCAGAAAAAACAGCGATGAATAATCGTAAAGCAATGTATGGTGTAGATCTAGGGGTAAGCCAGACTATTTGGAAAGGAAACGGGATTATCGGATTTAATATCAGAGATATCTTTAATACAAGGAAGATGAAAAACTACTCTGATAATGCTCAGTTTACCAGAGAAATGGAGATGCAGTGGCAGCCGAGACAATTCGCATTGTCTTTCACTTACAAATTTAAACAGGGCGAAAAGGTTGATACCAAACCAAAGATTAAAAAAGATATTAACTCCAATACTAAGGGAGACGAAGAACAGGGTGGCGGCCCAATGTAA